The DNA region GTTCGAGCGCGTGTACGACCTCCAGTATCTGAACCGGGCGCCGTTCAGTAACACGTACGTCCTCGTCGCGGACCCTCAGTGGGTCGAACAGACTGGCGTGAAGACGATGAGCGACTTCGCACGCTACGTCGACGGGGGGAACACCGACTTCACGGTCGTGATGGGCCCAGAGTTTCAGCAGCGTTCGGACGGGTGGCCGGGGCTGGCGAAACACTACGGCTTCGAGAAGCTGCGCGGCGAGTTGAACGTCCGCAACGTCGGCCCGTCGCTCACGTACCAGATAGCCGGCCAGGGGGGAGCCGAGGTCGGCATGGGGTTCAGCACCAATCCGAAGATCCGCAAGTACGGGCTGGAGACGCTCGAAGACGACGAACGGTTCTTCCCGATCTACAACCCCGCGCCGCTGGTCGACGGCGAGGCGCTCGACGCGATGCCCGCGATGCGCGAGCCGCTGAACGCCATCGGACCGACGCTCGACACGGACACGATCGTACGGCTCAACGATCTCGTCTCGCTACAGGGGCGGGACCCGCAGAACGTCGCGCGCGAGTACCTCCGGTCGGAGGGGTTGATATGATCGCCGCCGGGTCGTTTCTCGGCGAACTCGTCTCGTTCGCCGTGGAGAACGCCGGACGACTCGCGCGACTATCGTACGAACACGTCGTGATCACGCTCTGGACGCTCCTCATCGCGCTCCCGATCGCCATCTCGCTCGGCGTGCTCATCAGCTACTACGAGCGGGCCGCGACGGTCGTCCTCTGGGTCGCAGGGGTGCTGATGACGATTCCGGCGATCGCCTTCTTCGGCGTCCTCGTGCCCGTTCTCGGCATCGGCAACCCCCCGACGATCGCCGCGCTGGTCGCCTACACGCAGTTGCCGGTCATTCGGAACACGTACATCGGGCTCACTCGAGCCGACGACGCCGCCATCGAGGCCGGGACGGGACTCGGAATGACCCGGTTCGAACGCCTCCGACGCGTCCGACTCCCGGTGGCGCTGCCCGTGATGATGGCCGGCGTCAGAAACGCCGTCATCATCCTCGTCGGCCTCGCCGCGATCGGCGCGTTCATCGGCGCCGGCGGCCTCGGCGACTTCATCTTCTACGGGATCAGCGCCGGTGATACGGCGATGATCGTCGTCACCACGGTCGTCCTCTCGGTACTCGCGCTCGCGTTCGACTACGTCTTTGGGGTAATCGAAGAGGGGCTTCGGCTCCGCAACGGCGAGGAGGTCGACCGGGCGCTCCTGACTCGACTGCTCGCGACAGTTCACGCAAAACTCACATGATCCGATTCGAAAACGTCCACAAGCGGTACAGCGACGGAACGCACGCGGTCGACGGGCTCGATTTCGAGGTCGAGGACGGAACGACGACCGTCCTCGTCGGTCCCTCCGGCTGTGGCAAGACGACGACGATGAAGCTCGTCAACCGCCTGGAGGAACCGACCGATGGGGCCGTCTACTACGAGGGAACGGACGTCAGAGAACTCGAAGCGACCGAACTCCGCCGGCAGATCGGCTACGTGATCCAAGACATCGGTCTGTTCGACCACATGACCGTCGGGGAGAACGTCGCGACGGTGCCCGAACTGAAAGGGTGGGACGCCGAGCGCACCGACGAGCGGGTGGACGAACTGCTCGACCTGATGGGACTCCCGCCCGCGGAGTATCGCGAGCGCTACCCGTCTGACCTCTCCGGCGGCCAGCGCCAGCGCGTCGGCGTCGCCCGGGCACTCGCGGCCGGTCCCGACGTCATGCTGATGGACGAGCCGTTCGGCGCGCTCGACCCGATCACCCGGGAGGAACTGCAGGACGAGTTCATCGACATCCAACGGGAGATCGAGACGACGATTCTCTTCGTCACCCACGACATCGACGAGGCGCTGAAGATGGGAGACCGGATCGCGATCATGAAGGACGGCGAACTCGTCCAGTACGACACGCCGACCGCACTGCTGGACGCGCCGAAGACGAAGTTCGTCGAGGAGTTCATCGGCCCCGACCGGACGCTGAAACGGCTCCGCGTGCTCCGCGTCGAGGAGATCATGCGACCCGAGGTGCCGGACGAACACGCCGACGTTGTCGACGCGTTCCGGGGAAACGACGCCTTGATGGCCGACGGTGGCGAGATCGTGCCGGTGAGCCCCACGGACAGCGCCCAGGTCGCACTTTCGCGGTGCATCCAAGCCGGCGTGGAGGCGCTGCCCGTCGTCGAGGGAGCGGAGGTCGTCGGCGTCGTCACGGAGTCGGCGATCAGGAACCGCCAGTCGGGGGACAGATGACGGGATTCTTCGGGCTGCTCGCGGCGACGTGGACGTATCTGATCGCGAACCTCGATCGGTTCCTCGAACTGTTCCGCGAACATCTCGTGCTCGTGTTCGTCTCCGAGGCGCTGGCGGTGGCCGTCGCGATTCCCCTCGGAATCCTCGCGACCCGGGACGACCGCGTGAAGCGCGTGGTCGAGACCGTCGGCAACGTCGCTCAGACGATCCCCACACTCGCGATCATCGCGCTCATGTTCCCGCTTCTGGGACTGGGCTTTCTCCCCGCTCTGACGGGTCTGTTCGTGTACGCTCTGTTGCCGGTGCTGACGAACACCATCGTGGGGATCGAGAGCGTCGACGCCGGTACCGTGGAGGCAGCTCGCGGGATGGGGATGTCGGAGTGGACGCTCCTGCGAAAGATCCGCCTGCCGCTCGCGGTCCCCGTGATCTTCGCCGGTATCCGGACCAGTACGGTACTCAACGTCGGTACCGCGTACCTCGCGTTCTTCATCGGCGGCGGGGGACTCGGCGTCTGGGTGATCGGCGGGATCAAGCTGTTCAACACGCCCCAGCTCCTCGCCGGCGCGATCAGCGGTGCGTTGCTCGCTATCGTCCTCGACGGACTGCTCGCGCTGGTAGAACGACGGACCGGAGACGAGACGAGCGTCACCCAAACCGCCTCGACGAGTTGATCGGAGACGGGGAAGCTCATCGAGCGTGTGGGCGTGTCTGTTTCGGTGCTCGAATCGCCCAGAGCTTCAACTCTACCTCGAAATCCGAGAAAATGGAAATCGTCGGAAAGGGCGCGAGGCTCACGTCTTGCGGTTTTGGGTGTAGAACGTGAGGGTATGGGGTCGGAGGGATTTGAACCCCCGATCGACTGATATCTCCGGTCCGCCTCGGAACTCCAGAGGGTCGTCGTCGCGAACCGATGATCAGTCGGTCGCTCAGTATATCAGTCTGGAGTTTCGTCCCGGGCGTTGCCTCTGGAGTCAGTCGCCATGCCGGGCTTGGCCACGACCCCTCGTCAGTTCATTGTCGCAAAACCACTAAAGGGGTTTCGATTCGATTACCGGTCGTCGTCGGCCCACTCGCAGTCCTGACATTTGTAGCCGGTGACGAACTCGGTGACGCTCGGCATGTAACCGACGCTGAGGACGTTCCCGCCGCACTCCGGGCAGTCGAAGTCGGCGTCGTCGATGCTGTCGGCCTCCATCGGGCGTTCCCCCTCGACGAGTTCGGCGAGTCGCTCGGCGGTCACCATCCGACCCTCCACGACGCGGTTGCTCATACACGTCCCAGACGACGAACCCACCTAAGTTCTCTGTCTTCGTCGACACCTCGCTGTCGGCCCCGAATCTTACCAGTCTACGGAGTGAATACTCCGCTATGGTTGACGTTAGTGGACATCTCGGACTTGCATTGCTAGCGCTCTCACCGGCCTGGTTCCTCGTCGACCGTGACTCCGCAGCGCTGTTCGTCGCACTCGGACTCCCGTTCGGGATGCTTCCCGACGTCGACTTGTATCTGAGCAACGCGATAGGAACAGTCCAGCACCACGGCGTCACGCACACGCTTTTGTTCGTCGGAATCGTGAGTCTCCTCCTCGGACCGATTCTGGGTCGAACAGTCGTCCCGTGGCTCGCAAACCGCGGCTCGTTGTCGAGACCCGCCGACGCGCTCGACAGGCCAGCGACGTTCGCCACGCTCGCGGTGTTCGTCGGCGGTACTGCCCACATCTTCGGCGACATCCTCTCTGCGCCGGACGTCTCGCAGCCGATCGAGCCGCTGTGGCCGCTCGTTCCGGGGAGTGTCGGAATCGAGCTCGTCTACTACAACTCGAATCCGGTGAACTTCGGGCTGCTCACCGCCGGTATCCTGCTCAATGTCGGTCTCCGGTGGTGGCAGAAGTAGCGGCGGAGCCGAAACGGGGTAGTGAACCGTCGGTGCTCAGAGCCACGGCGCCCGCGAGTCGTCCTCGCCGGGGTAGCCGTACGCGGGACCGGACTCTTCTTCGGGGTCGTCGTCGCCGTGAACCGCCGACTGCGGGGCGTCGCCGCCGTCGGCGACCGGGTTGTCGACGACGCGGCCGTCCGAAGCCCGGTCGTCGGACACCCGACCGGTGGACGGCTGGTCCTCGTAGTCGCTCGGTTCGTCCGTCTCCGTGGCGTCGGCATCGTCGGACGCGCCGGGGTCGTACGAGAACACCGCCGTCACGCAGAGCACGCCGAGCGCGACGGGGTAGTGGGTGTTCATGATGCCCAGCACCGACAGCGCCAGCATCGCCAGCGCGACCGAACTTCCGAAGCGGAACAGGTCGATGTCGACTTTCCCGCGCAGGTGGTCGCCGAAGACGGCGACGCCGAGCGCGAAACCGACGCCGACGCCCGCGGCGGCCGCGCCCGCCAGCACGGTCACGGGGTCGAGGTCGACGACCAACTGCGCGCCCGCGGGGTCGAAACTCGCCACGAGCCCGAGGCCGATGATGACGCCGGGTCCGGGCAGATACTTGCCGATCTCGGCGCTCGCGGTCTTCGCCGCGATGGCGACGATGACGACGCCGGCGAAGCGCTCGAAGATGTCGATGTTGAGGAGGCTCTCGATGGTTCCGGCGAGCGCGGCTTCGACGGCCGCCAGCGGAATCAGCACCGCCCCCAAGAGGAGCACCGACTGTATCTGTTCGCGCCGCGTCCCGTCCATCTCCGCGAGGATGACCGCCATCGTCGCGGAGCCGCCGAAGATGAGCAGACCCGTCTCGACGATTCCCACCGGTGAGAACCCCGTCGCGCCGCTCGCCGTCGTCGTCGTCAGCGCGCCCGCTAACACGAGCGCGGGGAAGATACCGTCGACGAGCGGCAGCGCCATCACCGTCGCGAGCAGGCGCGTCGCGCCGCCGACCTGCTGCTCTAAACGCAGCGCAATCGGGTGCTGTGAGACACTCATCTGAGACTAACGGCCGTCACCTTCGGCCGAGCGGCGATACGAGCGCAAGCCCGAGGATGCGGACCACCACGGTCGTCCGCCGCCTACAAACCCCGATTTGATTGTGAGCCACATCGCTGTAAAGAGGGTGCCGGAGTTGCAGTCTGGTCGACCGGCAGTGCGCAGTGCGGCTGAACTCTCGGAGTTCATGGCTCAACTAATTCGGACAGAACTATTAAGTGTTGTGTGGGAAGCGAGGGCATACGTCAGCGTACTCGCGGCCTACTTTATAACAGTCGCCTACGATTTCACGAATAGTTACTCGCTGAGCTGTAGTATCCACACCACGACGCTTTGTATCGGGCGAATATTGCACCGGTTCCGCAGGGGCTCGTCCGTCGGTCGCATCGCGCCCGGTGTTGCACACAATCGTGGATATTCAGTACGCGCCGAGTGTGAAACATCCCCAAGAGGATGCTATCTCGCAACGTTTTTGTCGGGACGGCCAGGACCACTTACATGGCGAACGACGTTCCCGACGACACGTTCTCGGAGAAACTACGAGTACCGGACGCGCTGACGTTCGACGACGTCCTTCTGCGCCCGATGGAGAGCCGCGTCGAACCCGACGACGCGGACGTAGCGACGCGCGTTTCGAGAAACGTCGAACTCAACATTCCCGTGCTCTCGGCGGCGATGGACACCGTCACCGAGAGCGGCATGGCCATCGGGATGGCCCGCGAAGGCGGCCTCGGCGTGCTGCACCGCAACATGCCCGTCGAGGCGATGGTCGCCGAAGTCGAGAGAATCAAGCGCGCGGACGAACTCGTCATCCGCCGCGAGAACGTCGTCACGGCGAACCCGAGTCAGACTGTCCACGACGTCGACGAGATGATGGAGTCCGAAGGCGTCAGCGGCGCACCCGTCGTCGACGACGACGACGTGGTTCTTGGCATCATCTCCGGGACCGACATCCGCCCCTATCTCGAAGTCGGCGAGCGCGACGAAGTGCGCGAGGCGATGACCGACGAGGTCATCACCGCCGGCGAGGACGTCACCGCGCGCGACGCGCTCGAACTGATGTACGACTACAAGATCGAGCGCGTCCCCATCGTCGACGAGAACGACCGCCTGGTGGGACTGGTGACGATGCAGGGCATCCTCCAGCGCCGCGAACACGAGCACGCCGCCCGCGACGACGAGGGACGACTCGTCTCCGGCGTCGCCGTCGGCCCCTTCGAGACCGACCGCGCCGTCGCCGCCGACGAGGCGGGCGCGGACGTGCTGTTCATCGACTGCGCGCATGCGCACAACCTCAACGTCATCGACAGCGCCCGCGAGATCAAAGCCGAGGTGGACGCCGACGTCGTCGTCGGCAACATCGGCACACGCGAGGCCGCCGAAGCCGTCGTCGACTTCGCCGACGGCGTGAAGGTCGGCATCGGACCCGGTTCCATCTGTACGACGCGCGTCGTCACCGGGTCGGGGATGCCCCAGATCACGGCCGTCGCCGAAGTCGCCGACGTCGCGAGCGAGGAGAACGTCCCGGTCATCGCCGACGGCGGGATTCGCTACTCCGGCGACGCCATCAAGGCCATCGCCGCGGGTGCCGACGCGGTGATGCTCGGTTCCTACTTCGCGGGTACCGAGGAAGCGCCCGGGCGCGTCATCACGATGAACGGCAAGAAGTACAAGCAGTACCGCGGCATGGGCAGCGTCGGCGCGATGCGCTCGGGCGGCGGCGATCGCTACCTCAAGGACGCCGACGAGGACGAGGAGTTCGTCCCCGAGGGCGTCGAGGCTGCCACCCCGTACAAGGGGACGCTCGCCTCCGAACTCCACCAGCTCGTCGGCGGCATGAAGTCCGGGATGGGCTACGTCGGCGCGGAGACGCTCCCCAAATTCAAGGAGCGCGCCCGGTTCGTCCGCGTCTCCTCGGCGGGACAGACCGAAGGCCACCCCCACGACGTGATGATCACCGACGAAGCGCCGAACTACAGTCCGCAGGAGTAGTCGACGCCGCCGAGAATCGAGGCTCGACCGTCCCGCGACGCGGTCTTCGTGACGGAGAACCGAACGGACCGAAGGAACAGTTATTAATCGTTATGTTGTCGATTCGTCTCTGATGGATACCGCGGAGCTACGCCGGGCACTTGAGGACGCGGAGCTGTCGCCGTACCAGGCCGACGCCTACACGGCGCTGCTCCGGTTAGGGTCAGCCAGCGCCACCGGACTCGCCGACGCGTGTTCGGTGCCGACCGCTCGCATCTACGACGTCCTCCGCGACCTGGAGGCGAAAGGCTACATCGAAACGTACGAGCAGGACAACCTGCACGCGCGCGCGAACGAACCGCATTCGGTGCTCGCTTCCCTCCGCGGCAAGGCCGACCGGTTCACCGCCGCCGCCGCCGAGATCGAGGAGCTGTGGGAACAACCCGCCGTTGACGACCACATGGTTAGCATCGTCAAGCGGTTCGAGACGGTGTTCGACCGCGCCTGCGCCATCGTCCGCGAAGCGGAGACGGAGGTGCAGGTGTCGGCGACGACCGAGCAGTTCCGCCAACTCCGACCAGCGCTCGCGACGGCGTATAGCAACGGTGCAATCGTCAGCGTCTCGATACACACCGAGTCGGGCACGAACGCCAGCGAACTGCCGGACACGCTATCGTACGAGTCCGTCGCCACCGAGGTCCGACACCGGACGTTACCGGCCCCGTTCATCGTGCTCGCCGACCGGAGTCGGACGTGTTTCACGCCGCACGAGCGGTCGGTCAACCAGTACGGCGTCCTCGTCGACGACTACACGCTCACCTACGTCTTCCACTGGTACTTTCAGACTTGTCTCTGGGAGGTCTGGGAACCGATGTACGACGCGCGGCCGACCGAACCGCCGCTCGTCTACGCCGATATCAGACGGTTCGTTCGAGAGATGGAACCGCTTCTCACCGACGACACGACCGTCCGCGTCAGCGTGGAGGGGTTCGACACCGGGAACGGGGAACCGGTGTCGTTCGTCGGGACGCTCACCGAGGTCTCGTACGCGGGCGAGTCCACGAGCGGCGAACCGCCGCTCTCGCAACTGGCCGGCGAGACCGCTATCACCGTCGCCGTCGGCGACGACGTCCGAACCGTCGGCGGGTGGGGCGCGGTCGTCGAGGACGTCGAGGCGAACCGACTGACCGTCGAGGCGCTCACGTCCGCCCCGTAAAAGTCAAATTACTGACTTGTTCGCCGCTGCTATTTCGTCCACAAGAGGTATCTTGATATAGCGTCGTCCGACAAAGAGGTGATATGGGCGTTTGCCGGGCAACGGGGAGAGACAGATGACCGACGAAGCGCCGCTGGTCCTCGTCGTCGAAGACGAGTCGGACCTCGCGAACCTCTACGCGGCGTGGTTGGACGACGAGTACCGCGTCCGAACCGCCTACGGCGGTCACGAGGCCCTCTCCGAACTGGACGAGGACGTCGACGTCGTGCTTCTCGACAGACGGATGCCGGGCCTCTCGGGCGACGAAGTGCTCAGCGCAGTCAGAGACCGCGGTATCGACTGCCGCGTCGCGATGGTGACCGCCGTCGAACCCGACTTCGACATCGTCGAGATGGGGTTCGACGACTACCTCGTCAAACCCATCACACGCGAGTCGCTGCAGCGCACCGTCTCGAACCTCCTGCTCCGCAGCGAGTACGACGACGGCGTCCGCGAACTGTTCGCGCTCGCCTCGAAGAAAGCCGTACTGGAGGCCGAAAAGGACGAGTCGACGCTCGCCGAGACCGCCGAGTACCGGCAACTCGACGACCAACTCAGCGAAGTGCGGTCGCAACTCGACGAACGGTTGCAGGACGGCGACCACAACAGTTTCGTCGGGATGTATCGAGACATCGACCGCGACGACGAGTTCGGCTTCGACGAGTTCGACGAGTGAACGGACGGCCGGCGACCGACTCATCCGACACCCGGATCTCCGCTCCCCGACCGACTCACCCGCGTTCGATTCTCTCCGCCGGACCACGCCGGCAGTCAGTTCATCTCTCCGCGGAGTCGCCGTCCGTTAACTACCGCGCCTCCTCTCGGCTGACTACCGCCGTCCGTACCCCCACTCTTCCATCACGTCGACGACGTCGTCGACGTTTCTGAGTCCGGCCGTGACGACCGCTTCGCGCACGTCGAGCGACATCACGTCGTCGCCGTCGAATCGGCCGTCGAGGTCGCGTTCGAGCGCGTCGAGTCGCTCCGTCGTCGTCGGCCTGACGTAGACCGGCAACGCGTCGCGGTCGGCTTTCACCGTCCGACGCGCGAAGATGAACGGCAGCGAGGCGGTTCCGTTCGTCTCCTCTCCCTCTTCGCCGGTCGACTCCGTCTCGGCCGGCGAGTCACGGTCAGGAGACGACACCTCGGTACCGTTCTCGGCCGCCTCGGGCGTCGGGACGTCGCCGTAGGTGTCGCCGGCCGCGCCGTAACGATCGTCTTTCGTCATTGCGCCACCTCCACGTCGACGGCCGCCTCGACGCTCCCGCGTTCGACGATGCGGGCGACGGTGTCGAACTGGTCGAGTAGGTCCTCCTCGTACGGTCGGAGGTCTCTCGTTTCGGGACTGTCGGCGAACTCGAAGACGTTCATGTGGTTGCGCCACGCCTCCTTCAGCACGTCGCGCTTCCGGATGCCGAACGGCGTCACCGGTTTGCCGTTCGACTCCAGTTCGTCGCGGACTTCCCTATAGATGTTCGAGTCGCCGACTTCGTTGGGGACGACGGCCAAGATGCCGAGCGCGAACGACTCGTCGAACGTCCGGAAGCCGCGTTCCATGCTGTCGAGGGTGTCCTCCAGTCCGTCGATGGAGACGCTCCCCTTCCGCGTCAACTCGATAGGGATGACGACGTCGCGCGCGGCGACCAGCGCGTTGTCGACGAGGACGTTCAGCGTCGCCGGCGGGTCGACGAGGAAGTAGTCGTACTCGCTCGCCAGCGGCGCGAGCGACGAGCGCAACTGGAACTCCCGCAGCGAGGTGTTGCGCGCGGCCATCTCGCTCTCGATGTTCGCCAACCCCTCGTGTGAGGGAACTAAATCGAAGTGGCCCGCGTCGACGACGAGTTCGCTCGCGTCGCGCTCCTGGTCGAGGAGTACGTCGCCGAGGTGGTCGTCGTCGGTCGTCTTCAGATCGCCGAAGCCGACGTGGTCGGTCAGACTGCCGAGTTGGGGGTCCAAGTCGACGACGAGAACGTCCGCGTCCCGTCGTCCGAGCGCGGCGGCCGTGTTCGTCGCCATCGTCGTCTTCCCGACGCCGCCGGATTCGCTCCACATCGTCACTGCCCGTTTCATGCGCGGTGTTTCCGTGGACCTGCATATAAAGCTCCGTCAGACGGTCGTACCCTCCGGTCTCCCCAGTAAGCCCTGTAGATAGCCATCTACCGATATATACAGAGATATATCTATACAGCTCTCCGAAACGGTTAGCAGATAACCGGCAGACTGCTCCGCGATAGGGCGGGCGTGTAGAGATCGAACGTCCGACTGTCACTCCCGCGCGCCGTGACTACTCCGGCGTCGACTCCGACGCTTCGCGCTCGTCGGCGTCTCCAGCAACCGTCCGAGTCGGGAGGCGACTCGTGTCGTGGGTTCCGGTCGGCGGGAGGTTGGTCACGGCCGCCTCGGACGCGTCGAGGTCCGTCCGCTCGCCGAGAGCGCTCAGCCCGTCGCCGGCATCGCGGGCGTCCCGGTCGATACGCATCGAGCAGAACTTCGCGCCGCACATCGAGCAGAACTTCGCCTCTTTGTAGTTGTCGCCGGGGAGCGTCCGGTCGTGGAAGGCGCGTGCGCGCTCGGGGTCCAGTGCCAGGTCGAACTGGCGACGCCAGTCGAACTCGTAGCGGGCTTCCGAGAGCGCGTCGTCCCAGTCGCGAGCACCGGGCAACCCGTTCGCGACGTCTCCCGCGTGGGCGGCGATTCGGTACGCGGCGAGTCCCTCCCGGACGTCCGACTCCTCGGGCAGTCCGAGATGCTCCTTCGGGGTGACGTAACAGAGCATCGCCGCCCCGGCTTCCGCGGCGATGGCCGCGCCGATGGCGCTCGTGATGTGGTCGTACCCCGGGGCGATGTCGGTCACGAGCGGCCCGAGCAGGTAGAACGGAGCGCCGTCGCAGAGCTCCCGCTGCCGGTCGACGTTCGCCGCCACCTGATGCATCGGCACGTGGCCCGGCCCCTCGACCATCACCTGCGCGCCCCGCTCTCGGGCGACCCGCGTGAGTTCGCCGAGCGTGTCGAGTTCGGCGAACTGCGCCTCGTCGTTCGCGTCGGCGATAGAGCCCGGTCGGAGCCCGTCGCCGAGGCTGAAGGTGACGTCGTGCTCGACGAAGATGTTGCAGATATCCTCGAAGTTCGCGTACAAGGGGTTCTGCATCCCGTTCTCCTCGATCCACTTGGCGAGAATCGACCCGCCGCGGGAGACGATACCCGTCTTGCGACCGTCGGTCAACGGCAGGTGCTCCATCAGCACGCCCGCGTGGATAGTCATGTAATCGACGCCCTGTTCGGCCTGTTTCTCGATGACGTCCAACAGCAACTCGCGGGTGATGTCCTCCGGCTCGCCGGCCCGCTTGAGCGCTTCGTATATCGGGACCGTCCCGACGGGCACCGGCGAATGGTCGACGTTCGCCCGCCGAATCGCGTCGAGGTCGCTGCCGGTGCTCAGGTCCATCACCGTGTCCGCACCGTACGAGACCGCGGTGTGAAGCTTCCGGAGCTCTCCGTCGAGGTCGCTCGTGGTGTCGCTGTTTCCGATGTTCGCGTTCACCTTCGTCGCGAACGCCTCGCCGATTATCATCGGGTCGAGCCCGTCGTGGTGTCCGTTGTTCGGAATCACCGCC from Haloprofundus halobius includes:
- the thiC gene encoding phosphomethylpyrimidine synthase ThiC, with translation MTQLQRARSGELTDAVKRVAERENRDPEFVREAVASGRAVIPNNGHHDGLDPMIIGEAFATKVNANIGNSDTTSDLDGELRKLHTAVSYGADTVMDLSTGSDLDAIRRANVDHSPVPVGTVPIYEALKRAGEPEDITRELLLDVIEKQAEQGVDYMTIHAGVLMEHLPLTDGRKTGIVSRGGSILAKWIEENGMQNPLYANFEDICNIFVEHDVTFSLGDGLRPGSIADANDEAQFAELDTLGELTRVARERGAQVMVEGPGHVPMHQVAANVDRQRELCDGAPFYLLGPLVTDIAPGYDHITSAIGAAIAAEAGAAMLCYVTPKEHLGLPEESDVREGLAAYRIAAHAGDVANGLPGARDWDDALSEARYEFDWRRQFDLALDPERARAFHDRTLPGDNYKEAKFCSMCGAKFCSMRIDRDARDAGDGLSALGERTDLDASEAAVTNLPPTGTHDTSRLPTRTVAGDADEREASESTPE